The DNA sequence AGCACTTTTTTGCACTCTTTTTTTAGTCAATCTAGAAGTAGGTAGTTGAATTGGGGATCTAAAGATAATTGAGAGGCGGCTAGAAATGCATGGTCCCTTTCACCCAGATTCCTAATGTGACTTTTTTGTGCACAGTCTTACTAATTGCAATTGAATGAAAGGGTTTCTATTATCAGCAATTGACTGCtgatctgtccagggtgtattcctgcccctGGCCTGAcctcatacagtacatataggATATCTGTAGCTAGAATCTCATTTTTTGGAGCGCTTGTACAATTGCAACCATTTTGTACCATTCCGAACGCTCTCTGTGAATATTGCGCAGGGTCAGTTGAGTCAGAGATTGGACCCCGAGCAGCAAGCAGAATCCTGTGCCGTCTCTCAGATGTAGATGCGGTGTGACAGAAATAGGACGTTTCTTGGGAAACAAAAGACTTGGCGTCTTATTTTGGCGCTTGCTGCCGATGATGCTAAAATTGCTCGACCAACGATGTCTGGACAACATCTGGGCGTGTTTAGTGACCGGGCATTGAGccatattttgtgtgtattgcACGGCTCCGTTCTGTTTAGTTtggattctgtgttttttttttctctttaattgtCAAGCAGTATATATCAGTCCTGATAAGCCACATTTCCCAATTCATAACTAGAATGTAATAGACAATAATATGCTTCCATGTTGCAGTGTTAAACCTATTGTTTTGCACAGTGTGTATGGAGTCTTTTAAAACCCTCAGTTCCACAAGACTGATGCTTCTATTTGACTAGTGGTAACATGTTAACAGCTACTGCACTGTAAGAATATATTGTCTGGTTTTATGTCTTCTAGCGCTTATCTTTCTCACAGGAAGTGGACAGAATATTCAAAACAGCAATGCTTGAAAAAACAGATCCAAGGCAATTCATTCCACTTGAGTTGGAGTTGTTTCCCATATTGACAGTAATTTCTAAGTACTGGACAGACTGCATCAAGACCAAATGGTCCCGAATGGCTTGTGTCTATTTCTTCTGTAAATTACAGTGCAATTATGTGCCTCCTATAAACATTACTAGAGAATCATGTAGgtgttcatgcatttttataacATGACCAGGGTTTTGGGAGAGAAAGTCCATTAATAATATGGTTAAAGAACATCATTCTGCTAACTTCATAACACATTTGTCAgctaattttaaatgattatccAGCTGAGTCAATCAGACGGAGGAGCTTAGAACAGTCGTACTGGACAACGGTGCAGAGAGGGGGCACAAGAAGCAAGGACATGacaaacaatacacacacaaatgcatatactgtaacctgtaatacagtaaaaacaatacaatataaacaatacACAAACAATGTTATTCATAATAAACAATAACTTTATTCATAATAAACACATTAGTAGACATGAAAATGGCCATGTAAGATTTAATCTTCCAACTTGATGACGGGCTTGAAGTCAGCGATGGCCATCTGCTTCTTAGCATGCATGCAAAAACTCTGGACCCTTCCTTCAATGTCCATGAAGCTGCTGTAGTCAGCAAAGTCGTGGACCTGCATCCAGTCCCGAATGACATCGAAAGCTGCCTGCAGCTGTGCTGCACAGGGCACTGGGTCAGTGTCCTTGTCATCCAACTCAGCCATGGCAGAACTGTCGTCCTCTGCTGCTCTCACTTCCTGGCAGATCTTTTCATCAGCGTGATCTCTGGTGGATTCCAGACCAGCGTCTATGTCCACAAACCATTCAAACTGGTCAGTAGCAATTCCCTCTGGTGGTACAACAACAGCGCTAGTTTCCGCTACATTCTCACTAGCGCCGTCCTTGCTGACCGCAGAACTGAAGCCACCCTTTCGAAAGCAGTTCCGGATTGTTTCCTGTGATACGTTCTTCCATGCTTCTCTCACCATGTACAGCGCATCCAGGATGGTTATTTGCTTCACCAGGTCAGCTGCGGAGTCAATGTCTGCATTGTTGTCTACTGCTTGGAGAATTCTCTTCAACATTTGGGATCTATACAGTGCCTTGAAGTTGCGAATAATGCCCTGGTCAATTGGCTGGATGAAGGAAGTCATGTTAGCAGGGAGGAACACCAGTCGAATATTTGAGAGCTGAATGTCACTGGGATGGGCCGTACAGTTGTCCAACAGCAGGATGATCTTCTTGTGCTTCCACCCCATCTCATAGTCAGTCTTCTTAACCCACTCAGCAAAGATCTCTGCGGTCATCCAGGCCTGCTTGTTGGCGTACCAAGGTAGTGGGACTTTGCGGCCGTGGAAGCACCTTTGGTTTTTGCTATGTCCGATAACCAAGGGTATCAACTTGTCAGTCCCGGACATATTGCAGGCGAACAAGATGGTTATCCTGTCCATGGAGTTCTTGCCACTGGTGAATTTCTCTGTCTTCAGTGTTAAAGTCCTGTTTGGTATTGCACTGTACAAGAGGCTGGTCTCATTGCAGTTGTAGATGCAGTCAGGCTCGTACTGCTGCAGGATGGTTGGTAGCACGTCTCTTACCCAGTCCTCGTCAGACTGGGTgtcagtgtcttttttttgtactctCCGGAACACAATgttgtttctctccttccaccTGCTCAGCCAGCCTTCGGTTGGTTTGAAGTCCGGGTCGCCAAGGCTTTCCGCTAAGGCTTTGGCCGTTTCCATCAGCGTGGGACCAGACAAAGGCACGGACTTCGCTCTGGCATTCACAAACCATCGGAGAAGAGCGTCCTCAACTTCAACATCCTTGCCCTCTCGCTTTCTCTTGCGGTTCGGGTTGGCATTCGCCTCCCATTGCTGGAGGATGGCCGCCTTGTTCTTGTTGGCTCTGCACACCTGCGACTGGGAGCACCTGAACTTCTTCGCAACTTCAGTCTGTGATATCTTAAAAACACCGTTGAGCATCTGTATGACCTTGACTTTGTCAGCCAAGGTCAAGtcgttcctcttcctctgtggccTGACAAATGACATGTCTAATAACGGATGTTGTATACTCGTGCATGAACTCAGAAGGAATGAGAGAGTAGACAGAGAGTGCCAACGACTGTAGGTGACACTCCACCTACCCTCATAAATTTTAGCGGTTTGTGTCTTTATAGGGGCAATTGTCAGTTTATTTATACCACATCTGATGATTTTTAACGTATACTTCAAGACCATTATGCAGTGTAATTGGATATAATTCGATGCAACTATCCAAAATATGGGATaatggtttatgcaaatatgtaatCTCTTTAtaatggaatgaatgggaaacgGTTTGGTATTTGGCAATTCTATGCAGATACCCGAATTATGCGATAATCCATTATGCAAATAAGTGGAttctactgtatatattttacttACGTAAATGGAACAGCACATGCATTACTTATCTAACGGTGCTTCAGGGATGGCTGCTTCTGCCGATTTTTGAAGAACTGCCCGCGTCTGTCGGAAGCACATCCCCTTTTCTGGTTCTTCATTTATTAGAAATCTCAGTGAAAACAGTAGCTAACTTTTTGCAGAATCTCACAGCTTTGTTTTAGCAGAATATCCTGGTAGCCGACGCCGCGCTGCAGTCTGTTGGTGCATAGTGTGGATTGCTGGAGCGTCATGACTGTACAGTGATTCACATCCCGGGAACAAAGGCCAAGCGCATAATAAACttatgcaaatacatgcaaattgtGACTGACAAGAGGGAGCACAGGCTTGGTATTTACCTCGACCGGGCCATCGCACTCAGACTTTATGCTTAAAATTGCGCTTTGAGAATTCTTGACAAAGCAAATTACCGTTAGAAATATGGCACTTTTTTCCTTctgtcatatttacattttccctCTATCCACTGTATTTGAAAAGCAACTCACTTTaatctccctcctccctctgagcCAAGATGGATTCACCTAAGACAGTGCTCAGCCCAGCTGTAATATGAATATGTGCGATGAATTTGTAATACGAATTGCAAATTCATTGCGCTGTACTGACCATCTTCTATTTGTATTCTATTAGCGACgtgtcattttttcccttttctgaaaacagtgttgcgcttttcttttttaaactgtttttgacAGCTTACTGAAAATTCATATCACGTTTACAGGCACAGAAAAAGCAAAGCTGTTATGGTTTTGTCCAGCACTGctgaaaatataaatgacatgTCCATAATGAGGCTAATGAAACTAACGCCTCATAAGAAGCTGCAGAACACTTCACCCCTGTCAAAATGTGATGTTCTTCTCTGTGCCTTTTAATGGCTGCTCATTTCTCAGGT is a window from the Anguilla rostrata isolate EN2019 chromosome 14, ASM1855537v3, whole genome shotgun sequence genome containing:
- the LOC135239998 gene encoding tigger transposable element-derived protein 4-like, whose translation is MCCSIYVSKIYTVESTYLHNGLSHNSGICIELPNTKPFPIHSIIKRLHICINHYPIFWIVASNYIQLHCIMVLKYTLKIIRCGINKLTIAPIKTQTAKIYEGRWSVTYSRWHSLSTLSFLLSSCTSIQHPLLDMSFVRPQRKRNDLTLADKVKVIQMLNGVFKISQTEVAKKFRCSQSQVCRANKNKAAILQQWEANANPNRKRKREGKDVEVEDALLRWFVNARAKSVPLSGPTLMETAKALAESLGDPDFKPTEGWLSRWKERNNIVFRRVQKKDTDTQSDEDWVRDVLPTILQQYEPDCIYNCNETSLLYSAIPNRTLTLKTEKFTSGKNSMDRITILFACNMSGTDKLIPLVIGHSKNQRCFHGRKVPLPWYANKQAWMTAEIFAEWVKKTDYEMGWKHKKIILLLDNCTAHPSDIQLSNIRLVFLPANMTSFIQPIDQGIIRNFKALYRSQMLKRILQAVDNNADIDSAADLVKQITILDALYMVREAWKNVSQETIRNCFRKGGFSSAVSKDGASENVAETSAVVVPPEGIATDQFEWFVDIDAGLESTRDHADEKICQEVRAAEDDSSAMAELDDKDTDPVPCAAQLQAAFDVIRDWMQVHDFADYSSFMDIEGRVQSFCMHAKKQMAIADFKPVIKLED